From the Rhinopithecus roxellana isolate Shanxi Qingling chromosome 5, ASM756505v1, whole genome shotgun sequence genome, the window ttttttgtatttttagtagaaacggggtttcaccatgtcagccaggatggtctccatctcctgaccttgtgatccgcccgccttggcctcccaaagtgctgggattacaggcatgagccaccgcacctggccaatcccagcactttgggaggctgaggcgggcggatcatgaggtcaggagtttgagaccagcctggccaacatagtgaaaccctgtctctattaaaaatacaaaaatgagctgggtgtggtggtgggtacctgtaatcccagctactcgggaggctggggcaggagaattgcttgaacccaggaggcggagactgcagtaaACCAAGActacaccactatactccagcctgggtgacagagcaagactccatctcgaaaaaaaaaaaaaatccaccccaAAATATCAGTAATGCTGAAGGTGAGAAACTTTGCTCTAACTCTGTGCCTGGGGAGGTCTTGTGTGACCAACTCCTGACTTGCTCTTTATAGGTGGAGCAGCTGCGCCAGGCCATCGAAGAACTGTACTACTTTGAATTTGTGGTAGATGACTTGCCAATCCGAGGCTTTGTGGGCTATATGGAGGAGAGCGGCTTCTTGCCACACAGCCACAAGATAGGACTCTGGACCCATTTGGACTTCCACCTAGAATTCCATGGAGACCGAATTATATTTGCCAATGTTTCAGTGCGGGACGTCAAGCCCCACAGCTTGGATGGGTTACGACCTGATGAGTTCCTAGGCCTTACCCACACTTATAGCGTGCGCTGGTCTGAGACTTCAGTAGAGCGTCGGAGTGACAGGCGccgtggtgatgatggtggtttcTTTCCTCGAACACTGGAAATCCATTGGTTGTCCATCATCAACTCCATGGTGCTTGTGTTTTTACTGGTGGGTTTTGTGGCTGTCATTCTAATGCGTGTGCTTCGGAATGACCTGGCTCGGTACAACCTAGATGAGGAGACCACCTCTGCAGGTTCTGGTGATGACTTTGACCAAGGTGACAATGGCTGGAAAATTATCCATACAGATGTCTTCCGCTTCCCCCCATACCGTGGTCTGCTCTGTGCTGTGCTTGGCGTGGGCGCCCAGTTCCTGGCCCTTGGCACTGGTGAGGTGATAAAAATGAATTGGGGATTTATCTCATGGGGTAGAACTAGGTATGGAGTTTGTTCAGAAAAGGTCTGTGGATCTTCTATCCAGAGGGGCAGACCTAAGGGATAAGGTGGCTCTAGCAAGGATGTGCGTATTCTATTGTAGATTTTCTGGATAGCAAAACTGGGGGAGATTGTTTTGCTGGAGGCCCTGGGTCTGGGAGAAGGGGGGGCTGATTCCTCTGAAATTGCTAGAAGAGACACAGGTGAGGCCTAACATGGGCTTTCCACTACCGTCCTGCAGGCATTATTGTCATGGCACTGCTGGGCATGTTCAATGTGCACCGTCATGGGGCCATTAACTCGGCAGCCATCTTGTTGTATGCCCTGACCTGCTGCATCTCTGGCTACGTGTCCAGCCACTTCTACCGGCAGATTGGAGGCGAGCGTTGGGTGTGGAACATCATTCTCACCACCAGTCTCTTCTCTGGTGAGGACTTTCCTTTCCCTGGTGGGCCTTTCTGGACTTAGGAATTAAGAATAcattgtggctgggcacagtagctcacacctgtaatcctagcactttgggagaccgaggccggaggaccacttgagtccaaaagtttgagacaggcctaggcaacatagtgagaccctgtctctataacaaaaaattagggccgggcggcgcggtggctcaagcctgtaatcccagcactttgggaggccgagacgggcggatcacgaggtcaggagatcgagaccatcttggctaacacggtgaaaccccgtctctactaaaaatacaaaaaactagccgggcgaggtggcgggcgcctgtagtcccagctactccggaggctgaggcaggagaatggtgtaaaccctggaggcggagcttgcagtgagctgagatctggccactgcactccagcctgggagacagagccagactccgtctcaaaaaaaaaaaaaaaaaaaaaattagccgggcatggtggtttacatctgtaattccagctacttgggaggctgaggcaggaggattgcttgagtctagggagcctgggaggttgaggctacagtgagccatgattgcaccactgcactctagctggggtgacagagtgagactgtctcaaaaaaaaaagaacacatcatTGAACTTGGGATAGAGTCAGG encodes:
- the TM9SF1 gene encoding transmembrane 9 superfamily member 1 isoform X3 — its product is MAESLYEIRFRENVEKRILCHMQLSSAQVEQLRQAIEELYYFEFVVDDLPIRGFVGYMEESGFLPHSHKIGLWTHLDFHLEFHGDRIIFANVSVRDVKPHSLDGLRPDEFLGLTHTYSVRWSETSVERRSDRRRGDDGGFFPRTLEIHWLSIINSMVLVFLLVGFVAVILMRVLRNDLARYNLDEETTSAGSGDDFDQGDNGWKIIHTDVFRFPPYRGLLCAVLGVGAQFLALGTGIIVMALLGMFNVHRHGAINSAAILLYALTCCISGYVSSHFYRQIGGERWVWNIILTTSLFSVPFFLTWSVVNSVHWANGSTQALPATTILLLLTVWLLVGFPLTVIGGIFGKNNASPFDAPCRTKNIAREIPPQPWYKSTVIHMTVGGFLPFSAISVELYYIFATVWGREQYTLYGILFFVFAILLSVGACISIALTYFQLSGEDYRWWWRSVLSVGSTGLFIFLYSVFYYARRSNMSGAVQTVEFFGYSLLTGYVFFLMLGTISFFSSLKFIRYIYVNLKMD